The Chryseobacterium nakagawai genome has a segment encoding these proteins:
- a CDS encoding DNA topoisomerase IV subunit B, producing MSQEINPTYSEDNIRTLDWQEHIRLRPGMYIGKLGDGSSADDGIYILLKEILDNSIDEFRMRSGKRIEIKLDDGKVTIRDFGRGIPLGKVVDAVSKMNTGGKYDSKAFKKSVGLNGVGTKAVNALSDYFRVRSFRDGKMKVAEFSRGMIKENFDEKETSDRNGTEISFIPDGDIFLHFKYRKEYIERMLRNYAYLNPGLKIVFNGETYFSENGLKDLLEEELESDTLYPIVHLKGEDIELAITHSDKSQTETYFSFVNGQNTTQGGTHLNAFREAYVKTIREFFNKNFDASDIRKSIIAAISINVEEPVFESQTKTKLGSNDMGPNGPTVRTFIIDFLKSKLDNFLHKNPEIAEAIQRKILISERERKELSGIQKLARERAKKVSLHNKKLRDCRQHYNDQKAERKGDSQIFITEGDSASGSITKSRDVETQAVFSLKGKPLNCYGLTKKVVYENEEFNLLQAALNIEESLEDLRYNQVIIATDADVDGMHIRLLMITFFLQFFPDLIKNNHLYILQTPLFRVRNKKETRYCYTEAERVKALNELGKNPEITRFKGLGEISPDEFKHFIGKDIRLEPVVIGKDQTIDQLLEFYMGKNTPDRQTFILENLVVEDDSDIDKKHILDEVSS from the coding sequence ATGTCACAAGAAATAAATCCAACCTACTCGGAAGATAATATCAGAACCCTCGATTGGCAGGAACATATCCGTCTGCGTCCCGGAATGTACATCGGGAAGCTCGGTGACGGGTCCTCTGCTGATGATGGTATTTACATTTTACTTAAAGAAATTCTGGATAACTCCATTGATGAGTTCAGGATGAGATCCGGTAAAAGAATTGAAATAAAGCTGGATGACGGAAAGGTCACTATTCGTGACTTTGGCCGTGGAATTCCGCTGGGAAAGGTAGTAGATGCCGTTTCCAAAATGAATACCGGAGGTAAATACGACAGTAAGGCATTTAAAAAATCTGTCGGACTGAACGGGGTCGGTACAAAAGCTGTAAATGCCCTTTCAGATTATTTCAGAGTACGCTCTTTCCGTGATGGGAAAATGAAGGTGGCGGAATTCTCCCGAGGGATGATCAAAGAAAACTTTGATGAAAAAGAAACTTCGGACAGAAACGGAACCGAAATTTCATTTATTCCGGATGGAGACATCTTCCTGCATTTCAAATACAGAAAAGAGTATATCGAAAGAATGCTCCGTAATTATGCCTATCTGAATCCAGGATTGAAAATAGTATTCAACGGGGAAACCTATTTTTCTGAAAATGGTCTGAAAGACCTTTTAGAGGAAGAACTGGAAAGTGATACTCTTTATCCGATCGTTCATTTAAAAGGGGAGGATATTGAATTGGCAATTACCCATTCTGATAAATCACAAACGGAAACTTATTTTTCATTCGTTAACGGACAGAATACAACGCAGGGTGGTACTCACCTTAATGCTTTCCGTGAAGCCTATGTGAAAACCATCCGTGAGTTTTTCAATAAGAATTTTGATGCTTCCGATATTAGAAAATCAATCATTGCCGCTATTTCCATCAATGTAGAAGAACCGGTTTTCGAATCCCAGACCAAAACAAAGCTGGGATCTAATGATATGGGGCCTAACGGACCTACCGTAAGGACTTTTATTATTGATTTTCTTAAAAGTAAACTAGATAATTTCCTACATAAAAATCCTGAAATAGCTGAGGCCATCCAAAGAAAAATTCTGATCTCTGAGAGAGAGAGAAAAGAACTTTCCGGAATCCAGAAGCTGGCAAGAGAAAGAGCTAAAAAAGTATCTCTGCATAATAAAAAACTTCGTGACTGCAGGCAGCATTATAACGATCAGAAAGCTGAGAGAAAAGGAGATTCACAGATTTTTATTACTGAGGGAGATTCTGCATCAGGATCTATCACCAAATCAAGAGATGTAGAAACACAGGCGGTATTCTCGTTAAAAGGAAAACCTCTGAACTGCTACGGATTAACGAAGAAAGTGGTGTATGAAAATGAAGAGTTTAACCTTCTTCAGGCTGCTTTGAATATTGAAGAAAGTTTGGAGGACCTGAGATACAATCAAGTAATTATTGCAACGGATGCCGATGTTGATGGAATGCACATTCGTCTATTAATGATCACATTCTTCCTGCAATTTTTCCCGGATCTGATTAAAAATAATCATCTTTACATCCTTCAGACCCCGCTATTCCGGGTTAGAAATAAAAAGGAGACAAGATATTGCTATACAGAAGCAGAACGAGTAAAAGCCTTGAATGAACTTGGGAAAAATCCTGAAATTACACGATTTAAAGGGTTAGGGGAAATTTCTCCGGATGAATTTAAACATTTCATCGGAAAAGATATCCGTTTAGAACCGGTAGTAATTGGAAAAGATCAAACTATAGATCAGCTACTAGAGTTTTACATGGGAAAAAATACACCAGACAGACAGACTTTCATCCTTGAGAACTTGGTGGTGGAAGACGATTCTGATATTGATAAAAAACACATTCTTGATGAAGTAAGCAGCTAA
- a CDS encoding helix-turn-helix domain-containing protein → MNTSEFNSFIVILIYGSLVLLSLLNIANPLKVNRKANFWFGIFLFLWSTFWLDEVLFLITGSVIEFHSLFPIRIVQYLTPVFFYFSVLFHTNPSFRFKITDIKFLVLPAVFFVFLVLVKLGYTHPFEFLSILLILVQALFYTVLSYITIRKHQRNIQQFSSNTEGINLNWLEYIILVILAVNIIYVVYNLFYDPKSLNFFINAVFLVVIYCVGYYSLKQKEIYPLEEKQREELISIQDDVDSEEVKRKLMPDEELIRIKTQLEHMMETKKPYLDSDLNLIKLADMLTVTTHHLSYVINTGFQKNFFQYVNEFRVEYAKQLLKDSGSKLSILGIAYESGFNSKTSFNTTFKKVTGQTPSEFKK, encoded by the coding sequence ATGAACACATCAGAATTCAATAGTTTCATCGTGATACTTATCTATGGTTCATTGGTTTTGCTTTCTCTGCTGAACATTGCCAATCCTTTAAAGGTTAACCGGAAAGCCAATTTCTGGTTCGGAATTTTTCTCTTTCTTTGGTCTACATTCTGGCTGGATGAAGTTCTTTTCCTCATAACTGGCTCAGTTATAGAGTTCCACTCCTTATTTCCGATCCGGATTGTACAATATCTAACCCCTGTCTTTTTTTATTTCAGCGTATTATTTCATACCAATCCCTCTTTTAGATTTAAAATAACAGATATAAAGTTTCTGGTATTGCCAGCGGTATTTTTTGTATTTCTTGTATTGGTTAAACTGGGGTATACTCATCCTTTTGAGTTTCTAAGTATCCTCCTGATCTTGGTTCAGGCATTGTTTTATACTGTTCTTTCTTATATCACCATCAGAAAACATCAGCGAAACATCCAGCAGTTTTCTTCCAATACCGAAGGAATCAATCTGAATTGGCTGGAATATATTATCCTCGTCATTCTTGCAGTGAATATTATTTATGTAGTATACAATCTGTTTTATGATCCTAAATCTTTAAACTTCTTTATCAATGCAGTATTCCTTGTGGTCATTTATTGCGTTGGTTATTATTCATTAAAACAGAAAGAGATTTATCCGTTAGAAGAAAAACAACGTGAAGAATTAATCTCTATTCAGGATGACGTTGACTCTGAAGAGGTAAAAAGGAAACTGATGCCGGATGAAGAACTCATAAGAATCAAAACGCAGCTTGAACATATGATGGAAACTAAGAAGCCTTATCTGGATAGTGACTTGAATCTCATCAAACTGGCAGATATGCTTACTGTTACTACTCATCATTTATCTTATGTTATCAATACTGGTTTTCAAAAGAATTTTTTCCAATATGTGAATGAATTCAGGGTTGAATATGCCAAACAGCTTCTTAAAGATTCCGGAAGTAAATTATCCATTCTGGGAATCGCTTATGAGTCAGGTTTCAATTCCAAGACTTCCTTCAATACTACTTTCAAAAAAGTGACCGGGCAAACTCCTTCCGAATTCAAAAAATAA
- a CDS encoding DNA gyrase/topoisomerase IV subunit A — MTTEEYSHEGESLKKVSGLYKDWFLDYASYVILDRAIPSVFDGLKPVQRRIMHSMRELEDGRYNKVANIVGNTMKYHPHGDASITDAMVQVGQKELLIDTQGNWGNIYTGDSAAAARYIEARLTPFALEVVFNPKTTEWTKSYDGRNNEPVDLPVKFPLLLAQGVEGIGVGLSTKILPHNFNELINASVAYLKGKKFEVYPDFLTAGYLDVSEYNDGHRGGKVRARAKITQTDKHLLVISELPYSKTTSDLIDSILKANEKGKIKIKKIEDNTSDKVEILIHIHNDVSPDKTIDALYAFTDCQVTISPNACVIVGDKPMFMNVSDILKMNTDHTVSLLKKELEIELHELQESWHFSSLERIFIENRIYHDIEEVKTWEDVLKTIDKGLKPHTKHLLRAVTEEDILKLTEIRIKRISRFDLDKFKENIASLEGKIEQVKHHLANLIAYAIEYYLNIQKKYGKDRQRKTELRIFDTIDATKVAVANEKFYANFEEGFIGTSLKKDQYMFDCSDIDDIITFRKDGSMKVVKVEAKTFIGKDILHVAIWKKNDKRTVYNMIYREGREGPYYMKRFSVTGVTRNTDYPLASDKKGSETLYFSANPNGEAETVTVLLKPNPRIRKNKMEINFSDLAIKGRDSKGNLVTKYAVKKVDLKEEGVSTLAPRRIWFDDTVRRLNADVRGTLLGSFKGDDKILTINTNGEVKLVSFDLGNRFDDEYLVLEKWKPEQPITCIYYDGEKQIYFIKRFLLENTVNVQTFMPSEHPNSFIENVIVANDVTAEIIFAKDKGKERDPETINIDEFIAIKGIKAIGNQFTKFKVKAINITIPEPVEEEPEVYEEPEPAGDMDEDGGIIGDLFQGEEENETE; from the coding sequence ATGACGACAGAAGAATATTCGCATGAGGGTGAAAGCTTAAAGAAAGTTTCCGGTCTATATAAAGATTGGTTTCTGGATTATGCTTCCTATGTAATTTTGGATAGGGCAATTCCTTCGGTATTTGACGGGTTAAAACCGGTTCAGCGAAGAATTATGCACTCTATGCGGGAACTGGAAGATGGCCGTTACAATAAAGTGGCCAATATCGTGGGAAATACCATGAAGTATCACCCTCACGGGGACGCCTCTATTACGGATGCCATGGTGCAGGTAGGACAGAAAGAATTACTGATTGATACTCAAGGAAACTGGGGGAATATCTACACAGGAGATTCTGCTGCGGCAGCGAGGTATATTGAAGCTAGGCTGACTCCTTTCGCCCTGGAAGTAGTCTTTAATCCTAAAACTACGGAATGGACAAAATCCTATGACGGTAGAAATAATGAGCCCGTTGATCTTCCTGTAAAATTTCCATTGCTTCTTGCACAAGGGGTGGAAGGAATTGGAGTAGGACTTTCCACAAAGATTCTTCCGCATAACTTTAATGAGCTTATCAATGCATCTGTAGCTTATCTAAAAGGAAAGAAATTTGAGGTTTATCCGGACTTTTTAACAGCCGGTTACCTGGATGTATCAGAATACAATGACGGTCACAGAGGCGGAAAGGTAAGAGCCAGAGCTAAAATCACCCAAACAGACAAACACCTGTTGGTGATCTCTGAACTTCCTTATTCCAAAACAACGAGTGACCTGATCGATTCTATCCTAAAAGCCAATGAGAAAGGAAAGATTAAGATCAAGAAAATTGAAGATAACACTTCCGATAAGGTTGAGATCCTGATCCATATTCACAACGACGTATCTCCGGATAAAACGATTGATGCCCTGTATGCCTTTACAGACTGCCAGGTAACAATTTCGCCGAATGCCTGTGTGATTGTGGGTGATAAACCAATGTTTATGAATGTTTCTGATATTCTGAAAATGAATACGGATCATACGGTATCATTGCTGAAAAAAGAACTTGAAATAGAACTTCATGAGCTTCAGGAAAGCTGGCATTTCTCTTCACTGGAAAGGATTTTCATCGAAAACAGGATCTATCACGATATTGAAGAAGTGAAAACCTGGGAAGATGTTTTGAAAACCATCGACAAAGGATTGAAGCCTCATACCAAGCATCTTTTAAGAGCAGTAACAGAAGAAGATATTTTAAAATTAACCGAGATCAGGATCAAGAGAATTTCGAGATTTGATTTAGATAAATTTAAAGAAAATATAGCCTCTCTTGAAGGTAAAATAGAGCAGGTAAAACATCATCTTGCCAATCTGATAGCCTATGCTATTGAGTATTATCTGAATATTCAGAAGAAATACGGAAAAGATAGACAGAGAAAAACAGAACTTAGAATCTTTGATACCATTGATGCAACCAAAGTAGCTGTTGCCAATGAGAAGTTCTATGCTAATTTTGAAGAAGGCTTTATCGGAACATCATTGAAGAAAGATCAGTATATGTTTGACTGTTCAGATATTGATGATATCATTACTTTCAGAAAAGATGGTAGCATGAAGGTGGTAAAAGTGGAAGCTAAAACATTTATCGGAAAAGATATTCTCCATGTGGCCATATGGAAGAAAAATGATAAGCGAACCGTGTACAACATGATCTACCGTGAAGGCAGGGAAGGACCTTATTATATGAAACGTTTCTCTGTAACCGGGGTTACCAGAAATACAGACTATCCGTTAGCTTCAGATAAAAAAGGTTCAGAAACATTATACTTTTCAGCCAACCCGAATGGGGAAGCAGAAACCGTTACGGTTCTTTTAAAGCCAAATCCTAGAATCAGAAAGAATAAAATGGAGATCAATTTTTCTGATCTTGCTATTAAAGGACGTGATTCTAAAGGAAACCTGGTGACCAAATATGCAGTGAAGAAGGTAGACCTTAAAGAAGAGGGCGTTTCTACACTGGCTCCAAGAAGGATTTGGTTTGATGATACAGTAAGAAGGTTGAATGCTGATGTAAGAGGTACCTTGCTGGGTAGTTTTAAAGGAGATGATAAAATATTGACAATCAATACTAATGGAGAAGTAAAGCTTGTTTCTTTTGATTTAGGAAACCGTTTTGATGATGAATATCTGGTCTTGGAAAAATGGAAGCCTGAGCAGCCCATTACTTGTATTTATTATGATGGTGAAAAGCAGATCTATTTTATCAAAAGGTTCCTGCTGGAAAATACAGTAAATGTACAGACCTTTATGCCATCTGAACATCCGAATTCATTTATAGAGAATGTCATCGTAGCCAATGATGTAACAGCAGAAATTATTTTTGCAAAAGATAAAGGGAAAGAACGGGATCCGGAAACCATTAATATCGACGAATTTATTGCCATAAAAGGGATAAAAGCGATAGGAAATCAGTTTACGAAATTTAAGGTAAAAGCCATTAATATTACCATTCCAGAACCTGTAGAAGAAGAACCGGAAGTATATGAAGAACCGGAGCCAGCCGGAGATATGGATGAAGATGGCGGAATCATCGGAGATCTATTCCAGGGCGAAGAAGAAAATGAAACCGAGTAG
- a CDS encoding NAD-dependent epimerase/dehydratase family protein — protein MKKVFVTGATGLLGTNIIIKLLQNGYSVIALVRQKSKYLGEENENLKLIEGCISSDLSLYLANVDCIIHIAAETNQNLIRYEKYKKVNYDITANLFSQVEVCGVERFLFVSSANTIGYGSQEYPGNEEQHQKYPFTDSFYAQSKLSAETYLLENCKNTKVVILNPTFMIGAYDRKPSSGKLIFWAWKKKLIFYPKGGKNFVHAEDAANGIINAMEKGKNGEKYLLANENLSYKQFFEKINETANQTPMMIPIPNILLNILGWVGDILRRLEIKTNLCTSNMKALQIHNYYTNQKSVDELKIQYQPINKAIEDAINYFNSKEK, from the coding sequence ATGAAAAAAGTTTTTGTAACCGGAGCTACAGGGCTTCTGGGAACCAATATTATCATTAAATTATTACAAAATGGTTATTCTGTTATTGCTCTGGTGCGCCAGAAAAGCAAATATCTGGGTGAAGAAAATGAAAACCTGAAACTGATTGAAGGTTGTATAAGCTCTGATCTGTCATTATATCTTGCCAATGTTGACTGTATCATTCATATAGCTGCAGAAACGAATCAGAACCTGATCCGTTATGAAAAGTATAAAAAAGTAAATTATGATATTACGGCAAATTTGTTCTCTCAGGTGGAAGTTTGTGGGGTAGAACGATTTTTGTTTGTGAGTTCGGCCAATACGATTGGATATGGAAGCCAGGAATATCCCGGAAATGAAGAACAGCATCAGAAATACCCTTTCACAGATTCTTTTTATGCACAAAGTAAACTGAGTGCTGAAACTTACCTTTTGGAGAACTGTAAAAATACAAAAGTGGTCATTTTAAATCCCACCTTCATGATTGGGGCTTACGATAGAAAACCAAGTTCCGGAAAGTTGATTTTTTGGGCGTGGAAAAAGAAACTGATCTTTTACCCAAAAGGAGGGAAGAATTTTGTTCATGCAGAAGATGCAGCCAATGGCATAATCAATGCTATGGAAAAGGGGAAGAATGGAGAAAAATACTTATTAGCCAACGAAAATTTAAGCTACAAACAGTTTTTTGAAAAGATAAATGAAACTGCCAATCAAACCCCAATGATGATTCCTATTCCCAATATATTATTGAATATTTTAGGATGGGTTGGGGATATTCTGAGGAGATTAGAAATAAAAACCAATCTCTGCACTTCAAATATGAAAGCACTCCAGATTCACAACTATTACACTAACCAAAAGTCGGTAGATGAGTTGAAAATTCAATATCAACCGATCAATAAGGCCATAGAAGATGCAATTAATTATTTTAATTCGAAAGAGAAATGA
- a CDS encoding rhomboid family intramembrane serine protease: MDIFVLIIIAVTCVFSYMGFNNTVLFEKYKFNVGAIANRKEYIRLISSAFLHADFMHLFFNMLSLYFFQGVVVHFFGEVGFLMIYFGSMILGNLFSLQIYQKQPWYSAIGASGAVSGIIFASIAMAPNEISVNFLPGWLFGTLYFGYSVYMMLNPKQWDNLGHAAHLGGAFFGLVYSIVLHPQLAMSNILYLGVMSLPLIYLGYQIFIRKRIR; encoded by the coding sequence ATGGATATATTTGTTTTGATTATTATTGCCGTTACTTGTGTATTCAGTTACATGGGGTTCAATAATACCGTTTTATTTGAAAAATATAAATTCAATGTTGGAGCAATTGCCAACCGTAAAGAATATATAAGGCTGATAAGTTCTGCATTTTTGCATGCAGATTTTATGCACCTGTTTTTTAATATGCTTTCCCTATACTTCTTTCAGGGAGTGGTGGTTCACTTTTTTGGAGAAGTTGGATTCTTAATGATCTATTTCGGATCAATGATCCTTGGAAACCTATTTAGCTTGCAGATTTACCAGAAACAGCCTTGGTATTCCGCTATCGGAGCTTCAGGAGCTGTTTCAGGGATTATTTTTGCGTCCATTGCGATGGCTCCCAATGAGATCAGTGTAAACTTTTTACCGGGATGGTTATTTGGGACATTGTATTTCGGATATTCTGTTTACATGATGCTGAACCCTAAACAATGGGACAACCTGGGACATGCTGCCCATCTTGGAGGAGCATTTTTCGGGCTTGTATATTCTATTGTATTACATCCGCAGCTGGCCATGAGTAATATTTTATATCTTGGAGTCATGTCACTACCATTGATTTACCTGGGATATCAGATTTTTATCAGGAAGCGAATAAGATAA
- a CDS encoding DUF4180 domain-containing protein: MVIKPHNVGTLKIAEVSSDTIIIQSADDGLDLMGNIYYQGFDKVILYEKNITPDFFDLKTKIAGEILQKFSNYRIGLAIVGDFSKYESKSMRDFIFESNKTQHINFVSMLEEALENFSK, from the coding sequence ATGGTCATCAAACCACATAATGTTGGAACTCTAAAAATTGCAGAAGTAAGTTCTGATACAATCATCATCCAATCTGCAGATGACGGACTCGATCTTATGGGAAATATTTATTATCAGGGATTTGATAAAGTAATTCTCTACGAAAAGAACATCACCCCTGATTTCTTTGACCTGAAAACCAAAATTGCCGGAGAAATTCTGCAAAAATTTTCTAACTATCGTATCGGATTGGCTATTGTTGGGGATTTCAGTAAGTATGAAAGCAAAAGCATGAGGGATTTTATCTTTGAAAGTAATAAGACTCAACACATCAACTTTGTTTCAATGCTTGAAGAAGCTCTTGAAAATTTTTCAAAATAA
- the prmC gene encoding peptide chain release factor N(5)-glutamine methyltransferase has product MTISTFKKYFKAELSDLYTESESAFLTSLFLQKIVGFDSFEQRRFSEQELLTDDEQQLHELVSALKTGRPYQQILGETEFYGMTFLVDEHVLIPRPETEELLEIAIREIQNLENNDSGLKILDIGTGSGVIPLVLKKHFPEAEVSSIDFSEKALKTANRNAAYHQLEVKLIHADYLNTQLDEEYDVIISNPPYIGIEEETEIEDSVKGFEPTMALFSPTSDALIFYRKIAEDSREHLKNNGLLFLEINQKLGPETLELYHYFSNAQLLKDLSENDRFIYGRK; this is encoded by the coding sequence ATGACAATATCAACATTTAAAAAATATTTCAAAGCAGAACTTTCCGACCTTTATACTGAGTCGGAAAGTGCTTTTTTAACCTCCCTATTCCTCCAGAAAATAGTAGGCTTTGATTCTTTTGAGCAAAGAAGATTTTCTGAACAGGAACTTCTGACTGACGACGAACAGCAACTTCACGAGCTAGTTTCCGCTTTAAAAACTGGAAGACCTTATCAGCAGATTCTGGGAGAAACTGAATTTTACGGAATGACATTTCTCGTGGATGAACATGTTTTGATCCCACGCCCTGAAACAGAAGAATTGCTGGAAATAGCCATCCGGGAGATTCAAAATTTAGAAAATAATGATTCGGGACTGAAGATTCTGGATATCGGAACAGGAAGTGGTGTAATTCCTTTGGTTTTAAAAAAGCATTTTCCAGAGGCGGAGGTATCTTCTATCGATTTCTCTGAAAAGGCTCTGAAAACGGCAAATCGTAACGCAGCTTATCACCAGCTTGAGGTTAAGTTGATCCATGCAGATTATCTGAATACTCAGCTAGATGAAGAATATGACGTTATCATTTCAAACCCGCCATACATAGGTATTGAAGAAGAAACAGAGATCGAAGATTCCGTAAAAGGATTTGAACCTACCATGGCTCTTTTCTCTCCTACTTCTGATGCTTTAATTTTTTACAGAAAGATTGCAGAGGACTCCAGAGAGCATCTGAAAAACAATGGCCTTTTATTTTTAGAAATCAATCAAAAGTTAGGTCCTGAAACGCTGGAATTGTATCATTACTTTTCCAATGCACAGTTATTAAAAGACTTATCTGAAAATGACCGATTTATTTATGGAAGAAAATAA
- a CDS encoding SDR family NAD(P)-dependent oxidoreductase, with translation MDTKESYAVVTGASQGLGKAFAENLARKNINLILVSLPGQNLKELSRNLEEKHPIKAYCYEVDLSINENVMKLTEWLNSSFNIHILINNAGLGGTKKFTEATSDYINTILQVNVTATSLITHQLLPNLLKQPKAYILNVSSMAAFSPIGFKTVYPASKSFIHSFSRGLHEELKDTNVFVSVVNPGAMKTNADVCKRIEKQGFFGRLTLLNPDKVAARCIRQLFKKDSVIMVNPISWLMMKILPIWIKLPLMTQAIKREIEA, from the coding sequence ATGGATACCAAAGAATCATACGCTGTGGTGACGGGAGCAAGTCAGGGACTGGGAAAGGCCTTCGCTGAAAACCTGGCCAGAAAAAATATCAATCTTATTCTGGTAAGTCTTCCCGGTCAGAATTTAAAAGAACTTTCCCGGAATCTTGAAGAAAAGCACCCTATAAAAGCTTATTGCTATGAAGTTGACCTTTCTATTAATGAAAACGTAATGAAGCTTACAGAATGGCTTAATTCGTCTTTTAATATCCATATCCTGATTAATAATGCAGGTCTTGGGGGAACAAAGAAGTTCACTGAAGCTACATCCGATTATATCAACACCATTTTGCAGGTCAACGTAACCGCAACTTCTCTTATTACCCATCAGCTGTTACCTAATCTTTTGAAACAGCCTAAAGCATATATTTTAAATGTTTCAAGTATGGCTGCATTCTCTCCTATAGGCTTTAAGACGGTATATCCGGCCTCCAAAAGTTTTATTCATTCCTTTTCAAGAGGACTGCATGAAGAATTAAAAGATACAAATGTTTTTGTAAGCGTGGTGAACCCCGGAGCTATGAAAACCAATGCTGATGTCTGTAAAAGAATCGAAAAACAAGGCTTCTTTGGAAGACTGACGCTTTTAAATCCTGATAAAGTAGCGGCTCGGTGTATTCGGCAGTTATTTAAAAAAGATTCCGTAATTATGGTCAATCCAATAAGCTGGCTGATGATGAAGATTCTTCCCATATGGATTAAGCTTCCCCTGATGACTCAAGCGATAAAAAGAGAGATCGAGGCATGA
- a CDS encoding L-type lectin family protein — MNRNISILYLQKTLFIISFFVFSQDIVAQNQQGTGFPYFVNFTQGLQPQEAYKVTTSGIQNDATFTTDGLRLTRNVNNISGGVILADRKFTSDQGIKFEFEYVIYGGSSNGGDGISIFLVDGSIPKDQLNLGYFGGGLGYTFVMRNSRQGGNLEGLRGAYLGIGLDEFGNFKTRFRQGDRTRNGLTDVSIADGRSNVTLRGKRGNQYLSSSEPAGYNGYPLLYSTATNAAPSSNNRSIYLNVQTGKHMATQNSTFSKFTMENGGNSIPQDDSDARFRKAYINLIPNPAGGYNITVEIQHGNVKEKIIDSYYYPTSLKYTENAMQNNQVRTLDTSPPSTFRIGFAASTGDAKNIHLLKNLGVTRPYAAEVTDDLFAGCPGIKSTYSPLLNDAAYTSKNGQNPPVSSYDNIDFNSFRFLDINGAVIPNISGGVYTNSEGTWTYYPATGKLAFKPANGFTGVAKIRYDIKGGGRDGSESPYNHEDYRSMPGLIQVNISTANNCSKACIVSNKNITQKIQSNP; from the coding sequence ATGAACAGAAATATTTCAATCTTATATCTTCAAAAAACTCTGTTTATTATTTCCTTTTTCGTTTTCTCTCAAGACATTGTAGCCCAAAATCAACAAGGTACAGGGTTTCCTTATTTTGTTAATTTTACCCAGGGACTGCAACCCCAGGAAGCGTATAAGGTAACAACAAGCGGAATTCAGAATGATGCTACTTTTACAACGGACGGTTTAAGGCTAACCAGAAATGTGAATAATATATCCGGAGGTGTTATCCTTGCGGACAGAAAATTCACCAGTGATCAGGGAATTAAATTCGAATTTGAATATGTCATCTATGGTGGAAGTTCCAATGGAGGTGATGGAATCTCCATATTTTTAGTGGATGGATCTATTCCCAAAGACCAACTTAATCTTGGTTATTTTGGAGGAGGACTAGGCTATACTTTTGTGATGAGAAATTCAAGACAAGGAGGAAATCTGGAAGGTTTGAGGGGAGCTTATCTGGGAATCGGTCTCGATGAATTCGGAAATTTTAAAACCAGATTTCGTCAGGGGGACAGAACAAGAAACGGACTTACCGATGTGTCTATAGCTGATGGCCGAAGTAATGTAACTTTAAGAGGTAAACGTGGTAATCAGTATCTTTCATCTTCGGAACCTGCCGGATACAATGGTTATCCGTTGCTTTACAGTACAGCAACCAACGCAGCTCCTTCAAGCAACAACCGTTCGATATACTTAAATGTTCAGACCGGAAAGCATATGGCGACTCAAAATTCCACTTTTAGCAAGTTTACTATGGAAAACGGAGGAAATTCAATTCCCCAGGATGATTCTGATGCCAGATTCCGTAAGGCTTATATCAACTTAATTCCAAATCCTGCAGGAGGCTATAATATTACAGTAGAGATTCAGCATGGCAATGTTAAAGAAAAGATTATTGACAGCTACTATTATCCCACCTCTTTAAAATATACAGAGAATGCCATGCAAAATAATCAGGTAAGAACGCTGGACACTTCTCCTCCTTCCACTTTCAGGATTGGATTTGCCGCTTCAACCGGAGATGCTAAAAATATACACCTGCTAAAAAACCTGGGAGTTACCAGACCTTATGCCGCTGAAGTTACTGATGATCTGTTTGCAGGATGTCCGGGAATAAAATCCACATACTCTCCCCTTCTGAATGATGCCGCTTATACCTCAAAAAATGGTCAAAATCCACCTGTTTCTTCTTACGATAATATTGATTTTAATTCATTCCGGTTTTTAGATATTAATGGTGCCGTTATTCCTAATATAAGCGGAGGGGTCTACACCAATAGCGAAGGAACATGGACCTATTATCCAGCCACAGGAAAATTAGCTTTTAAACCTGCTAACGGATTTACCGGAGTAGCCAAAATAAGATATGACATCAAAGGCGGAGGAAGGGATGGCTCAGAAAGTCCTTATAATCATGAAGACTATCGATCTATGCCTGGATTAATACAAGTTAATATTTCCACTGCTAATAATTGTAGTAAAGCCTGTATAGTTTCCAATAAAAATATCACTCAAAAAATACAAAGCAATCCATAG